One region of Litorilinea aerophila genomic DNA includes:
- a CDS encoding YceI family protein, whose translation MALVSGLVLLALAACNPGGGASVLPAAPAQTPADGAAPATATPASNPADPAPTPTATAAPTESAPEPTPEARLRTFRLAPGQSEARFIVDEVLLGRPNTVVGSTDQVTGTIQVDLNDFRQTQVSPIQVDARSLATDNRFRNRSIQRQILQSQRDEYRYIVFTPTAIEGLPETVNLGEPFTFQIVGDLTIRDITSPVTFEVTVTPVSETELTGLARTTVTRSMFDLRIPNVPGVADVSEDVQLELEFVAVAEEGTGG comes from the coding sequence TTGGCGCTGGTTTCCGGGTTGGTGCTCCTCGCCCTGGCTGCCTGTAACCCGGGTGGCGGTGCCAGCGTGCTTCCGGCAGCGCCCGCCCAGACCCCGGCTGACGGGGCCGCTCCGGCCACTGCCACCCCGGCGTCCAACCCGGCTGATCCTGCGCCGACGCCCACGGCAACGGCTGCACCCACCGAGTCCGCCCCCGAGCCCACCCCGGAGGCCAGGTTGCGGACCTTCCGGCTGGCGCCCGGGCAAAGCGAAGCCCGCTTCATCGTCGACGAGGTGTTGCTGGGGCGCCCCAACACCGTGGTGGGCAGCACCGACCAGGTGACCGGCACCATCCAGGTGGATCTGAACGACTTCCGCCAGACCCAGGTCAGCCCCATCCAGGTGGATGCCCGCTCCCTGGCCACGGACAACCGGTTCCGCAACCGTTCCATCCAGCGGCAGATCCTCCAGTCCCAGCGGGATGAATATCGCTACATCGTCTTCACCCCCACGGCCATCGAGGGGCTGCCGGAGACGGTGAACCTGGGTGAGCCCTTCACCTTCCAGATCGTCGGCGACCTGACCATTCGAGATATCACCAGCCCGGTCACCTTCGAAGTCACGGTGACGCCCGTCTCCGAAACCGAGTTGACCGGCCTGGCCCGCACCACGGTCACCCGTTCCATGTTCGACCTGCGCATCCCCAACGTGCCCGGTGTGGCCGACGTCTCGGAAGATGTGCAGTTGGAGCTGGAATTTGTGGCGGTGGCCGAAGAAGGGACCGGCGGCTAG
- a CDS encoding methionine synthase, whose protein sequence is MQPIPLRTTVIGSYPFPAWLEFASQHLSAFGPADVAEMVDDAVVAAIHDQVQAGLDVITDGEQTRLDFNLSFYGYLDGIEQEQQPARRFGPPAHDQRGKHRIVGELRAPRGLGVVEEFQRLQRLAPSGPTLKASVPGPYTLSGRLIPNERYPDRYAITEALLPIVRRELEALVEAGCQEICVDEPSMSCYAYREDPERFVDIFNRTVAPVVGRCRLSTHLCFGNYKGRAVGPRRYAPMFPAFLKMAVDEIHVEMASREFAEIELIGQIAAERDVAVGIVDVKSYYIETPEDVAERVRLCLRHAPPERLAFAPDCGLSQTARWAARLKLQNLVAGVHQVRQELGV, encoded by the coding sequence ATGCAACCCATTCCATTGCGTACCACCGTGATCGGCAGTTATCCCTTCCCCGCCTGGCTGGAATTCGCCAGCCAGCACCTCTCGGCCTTCGGCCCGGCCGACGTGGCCGAAATGGTCGACGACGCCGTCGTGGCCGCCATCCACGACCAGGTCCAGGCCGGGCTGGACGTCATCACCGACGGCGAGCAGACCCGGCTGGACTTCAACCTCTCCTTCTACGGCTATTTGGATGGGATCGAGCAGGAACAGCAGCCGGCCCGTCGCTTTGGCCCGCCTGCCCACGACCAGCGGGGCAAGCACCGCATCGTGGGCGAGCTGCGGGCACCCAGGGGCCTGGGCGTAGTGGAGGAATTCCAGCGCCTGCAGCGCCTGGCGCCATCGGGGCCCACCCTCAAGGCCAGCGTCCCCGGCCCGTACACCCTCAGCGGCCGCCTCATCCCCAACGAGCGCTACCCGGACCGCTATGCGATCACCGAGGCGCTGCTGCCCATCGTGCGTCGCGAGCTGGAAGCCCTGGTGGAGGCCGGCTGCCAGGAAATCTGCGTGGACGAGCCGTCCATGAGCTGTTACGCCTACCGGGAGGATCCGGAGCGTTTCGTGGACATCTTCAACCGCACGGTGGCGCCGGTGGTGGGGCGCTGTCGCCTCTCCACCCACCTCTGCTTCGGCAACTACAAGGGCCGGGCCGTGGGGCCCCGCCGCTACGCCCCCATGTTCCCCGCCTTCCTGAAGATGGCGGTGGATGAAATCCACGTGGAGATGGCCAGCCGGGAATTCGCCGAGATCGAGCTCATCGGCCAAATTGCCGCCGAGCGGGATGTGGCCGTGGGGATTGTGGACGTCAAGAGCTACTACATCGAGACACCCGAGGACGTGGCCGAGCGGGTTCGCCTTTGCCTGCGCCATGCCCCGCCGGAGCGGCTGGCCTTTGCGCCGGACTGCGGCCTGAGCCAGACCGCGCGCTGGGCGGCCCGGCTGAAGCTCCAGAACCTGGTGGCCGGCGTCCATCAAGTTCGCCAGGAGTTAGGAGTGTGA
- the selD gene encoding selenide, water dikinase SelD, with product MDKERPYLTAMVACAGUASKLPPETLSQVVRQLAGFFPATEYPEILVGLGEPDDAAVYRLDAERALIKTTDFFTPIVDDPWTYGAIAAANAMSDVYAMGGEVIFCLNIAGFPEALSPETVAQIFAGGAAKVREAGAAIAGGHTVTNPEPFYGLSVTGLVHPEQVFRKGGARPGDRLFLTKPLGTGIITTAAKLTGPGEGRAQRLARRAQGKPDLDVRHLDAAIQSMLRLNRAAARAARAAGVRCATDVTGFGLLGHASEMVAAGGPAGPIGLRIRAADVPHLPGVWDYIRAGYLTRASSRNPEAFANQVRFAESVTPAQRTLLWEAETSGGLLLAVPEGQVDTFRAACQEQEQDCWEIGEVVEGDGIHVV from the coding sequence ATGGACAAGGAACGACCTTACCTGACCGCGATGGTGGCGTGCGCCGGTTGAGCATCCAAGCTCCCACCGGAGACGCTGTCGCAGGTCGTGCGACAACTGGCCGGGTTCTTCCCGGCAACTGAATATCCCGAGATCCTGGTCGGCCTGGGCGAACCGGATGACGCCGCCGTCTATCGGCTGGACGCGGAACGGGCCCTGATCAAGACCACGGATTTCTTCACGCCCATCGTGGATGATCCCTGGACCTACGGGGCCATCGCCGCGGCCAACGCCATGAGCGACGTCTATGCCATGGGCGGCGAGGTGATCTTTTGCCTGAATATCGCCGGCTTTCCCGAGGCGCTGAGCCCGGAAACGGTGGCCCAGATCTTTGCCGGCGGTGCCGCCAAGGTGCGGGAGGCGGGCGCGGCCATCGCCGGGGGGCACACGGTGACCAACCCGGAGCCCTTCTACGGCCTCAGCGTCACCGGCCTGGTCCATCCAGAGCAGGTCTTTCGCAAGGGCGGAGCCCGCCCCGGCGACCGGCTTTTCCTCACCAAGCCCCTGGGCACGGGCATCATCACCACCGCGGCCAAATTAACCGGCCCCGGCGAAGGTCGCGCGCAACGGCTGGCCCGTCGGGCCCAGGGCAAGCCCGACCTGGATGTGCGCCACCTGGATGCGGCCATTCAGTCCATGTTGCGCCTGAATCGGGCTGCGGCTCGGGCGGCCCGGGCCGCGGGCGTCCGCTGCGCCACCGACGTCACCGGCTTTGGCTTGCTGGGCCACGCCAGCGAGATGGTGGCTGCAGGTGGTCCCGCCGGCCCGATTGGCCTGCGCATCCGGGCCGCCGACGTGCCCCACCTGCCTGGCGTGTGGGACTACATTCGGGCCGGCTACCTGACCCGGGCCAGCAGCCGCAACCCGGAGGCCTTTGCGAATCAGGTCCGCTTCGCCGAAAGCGTCACCCCTGCCCAGCGAACCCTCCTGTGGGAGGCGGAAACCAGCGGCGGCCTGCTGCTGGCCGTCCCCGAGGGTCAGGTAGACACCTTCCGGGCCGCCTGCCAGGAACAGGAGCAGGACTGCTGGGAAATCGGGGAAGTGGTCGAAGGTGACGGCATCCACGTGGTCTGA
- a CDS encoding SMP-30/gluconolactonase/LRE family protein → MSWQFEVLAEPMGLTEGPAWDGSGLLFTNIPNSRIMRYDGETGQISVFRTGTNQANGLMFDRDGRLYACEGGGRRIVRYEPDGGTTVICDNYQGKRLNSPNDLAIDNQGRIWFTDPRYGDYRDDMELDHESVYRLDPQPDGTWSITRMTYDTTAPNGILLSPDNRTLYVAQSKYGEGEKRELRAYPIREDGTLGPYEVLHNFYPHRGIDGMCLDTEGNIIATAGWELSGPGGMIYVFAPNGRVLETHPLPCNRPTNCTFGDADLRTLYVTSIEGHLIRARTPRQGLLLYPPLAR, encoded by the coding sequence ATGAGCTGGCAATTTGAAGTGCTGGCCGAACCCATGGGCCTCACCGAGGGGCCGGCTTGGGACGGCAGCGGCCTGCTGTTCACCAACATCCCCAACAGCCGCATCATGCGCTACGACGGCGAGACCGGCCAGATCTCGGTCTTCCGCACGGGAACGAACCAGGCCAATGGCCTGATGTTCGACCGGGATGGCCGCCTCTATGCCTGCGAAGGCGGGGGCCGCCGTATCGTGCGCTACGAACCGGATGGCGGCACCACCGTCATCTGCGACAACTACCAGGGAAAGCGGCTCAACAGCCCCAACGACCTGGCCATCGACAACCAGGGGCGCATCTGGTTCACCGATCCCCGTTACGGCGACTACCGCGACGACATGGAACTGGACCATGAGTCGGTCTACCGGCTGGATCCCCAGCCCGACGGCACCTGGTCCATCACCCGCATGACCTACGACACCACCGCGCCCAACGGCATCCTCCTCTCGCCGGACAACCGCACCCTCTATGTGGCCCAGAGCAAATACGGCGAGGGTGAAAAGCGAGAACTCCGGGCCTATCCCATCCGCGAAGACGGGACCCTGGGGCCATATGAGGTGTTGCACAACTTCTACCCCCACCGGGGCATCGACGGCATGTGCCTGGATACCGAGGGCAACATCATCGCCACCGCCGGCTGGGAGCTGAGCGGCCCCGGCGGCATGATCTACGTCTTCGCGCCCAACGGCCGGGTGTTGGAAACCCACCCGCTGCCCTGCAACCGGCCCACCAATTGCACCTTCGGCGACGCAGATCTGCGCACCCTCTACGTCACCTCCATCGAGGGCCATCTGATCCGGGCCCGCACCCCGCGCCAGGGGCTGTTGCTCTATCCGCCCCTCGCCAGGTAG
- a CDS encoding apiosidase-like domain-containing protein, with amino-acid sequence MTSTNHPPVRRWAPLELTVDAGVALENPLQAGRLEATFTGPSGQIRRIDGFWDGGTTWRVRFAPDEEGRWHYRLQWQGRPDVAFTPDQGHFDCVAPAGQGLFQRHGPVRLAAHKRHLEHADGTPFFWLADTAWNGPLRATDDEWAYYLQVRTRQRFTAVQWVATQWRAAPDGDRDGRLAFTGRERIAVNPEFFQRLDRRVAAMAQAGLLSVPVLLWAVGGGTNPEVDPGYGLPEDQAILLARYMVARWGAWPVVWILAGDGKYFGDYAARWRRIGRAVFGDGPRAPVAMHCGGQQWPADELRGEPWLDILGYQSGHGDSAETWRWLVEGPPAREWGREPRLFQLNLEPAYENHVAYHSGQPHSAQSVRQAIYWSLLNAPTAGVSYGGHGVWGWDDGSGPPVDHPRSGTPLPWREALEMPAATQMAHLADCFTGLAWTALRPRPDLLVEQPGREDVTRTVLVSASDAGDLVVAYTPQPVTLRLRTAELAAGLAGTWWDPRTGTQHPLDFLPAGEEVALTTPGAGDWLLILQPRE; translated from the coding sequence ATGACCTCAACGAACCATCCACCGGTCCGCCGCTGGGCGCCCCTGGAGCTCACCGTGGACGCCGGCGTGGCCCTGGAAAATCCGCTGCAGGCGGGGCGGCTGGAGGCAACCTTCACCGGACCCTCGGGCCAGATCCGCCGGATCGATGGCTTCTGGGATGGCGGCACCACGTGGCGGGTGCGCTTTGCCCCGGACGAAGAAGGGCGCTGGCACTACCGCCTCCAGTGGCAGGGCCGCCCGGATGTGGCCTTCACGCCGGACCAGGGCCACTTCGACTGTGTGGCGCCCGCGGGCCAGGGCCTCTTCCAGCGCCACGGCCCGGTGCGCCTGGCCGCGCACAAGCGCCACCTGGAGCACGCGGACGGCACGCCCTTCTTCTGGCTGGCAGATACAGCCTGGAACGGGCCCCTGCGGGCCACCGACGACGAGTGGGCCTACTATCTCCAGGTGCGCACCCGCCAGCGTTTCACCGCGGTCCAGTGGGTTGCGACCCAGTGGCGGGCTGCGCCGGACGGGGACAGGGATGGCCGCCTGGCCTTCACCGGCCGGGAGCGCATCGCCGTCAATCCTGAGTTCTTCCAGCGGCTGGATCGCCGGGTGGCGGCCATGGCCCAGGCCGGCCTGTTGAGCGTGCCCGTGCTGCTCTGGGCCGTGGGGGGCGGTACCAATCCCGAGGTGGATCCCGGCTACGGCCTGCCGGAAGATCAGGCCATCCTGCTGGCGCGCTACATGGTGGCCCGCTGGGGCGCGTGGCCGGTGGTCTGGATTCTGGCAGGCGACGGCAAGTACTTCGGCGACTACGCGGCCCGCTGGCGGCGCATCGGCCGCGCCGTCTTCGGCGACGGACCCCGCGCGCCCGTGGCCATGCACTGTGGCGGCCAGCAGTGGCCCGCCGATGAGCTGCGGGGCGAGCCGTGGCTGGACATCCTGGGCTACCAGAGCGGCCACGGCGACAGCGCCGAGACCTGGCGGTGGCTGGTGGAAGGCCCGCCTGCCCGGGAATGGGGCAGGGAGCCCCGCCTCTTCCAGTTGAACCTGGAGCCGGCCTACGAGAATCATGTGGCCTACCACTCCGGGCAGCCCCACTCCGCCCAGTCGGTGCGCCAGGCCATCTACTGGAGCCTGCTCAACGCCCCCACGGCCGGCGTCAGCTACGGCGGCCACGGCGTCTGGGGGTGGGATGACGGCAGCGGCCCGCCGGTGGATCATCCCCGCTCGGGCACGCCCCTGCCCTGGCGGGAGGCGCTGGAGATGCCCGCCGCAACTCAGATGGCCCACCTGGCCGATTGCTTTACCGGCCTGGCGTGGACGGCGCTCCGGCCCCGGCCCGACCTGCTGGTGGAACAACCGGGGCGGGAAGATGTGACCCGTACCGTCCTGGTCTCCGCTTCGGATGCTGGGGACCTGGTGGTGGCGTACACGCCCCAGCCGGTTACGCTGCGACTGCGTACCGCGGAGCTGGCAGCCGGCCTCGCGGGCACCTGGTGGGATCCGCGTACGGGCACGCAGCATCCCCTGGATTTCCTGCCCGCCGGGGAGGAGGTCGCCTTGACCACACCCGGTGCGGGCGACTGGTTGTTGATCCTGCAACCACGGGAGTGA
- a CDS encoding SDR family oxidoreductase: MTGNGSKYVVVTGVSSGIGRATLAELAAHGYHVFGSVRTQEVADRLSQEYGAAFTPLLFDVTDEDAVDAAAEQVAEVVGDRGLVGLVNNAGIAVGGPLLYLPIEEMRRQFEVNLFGVMNVIQAFAPLLGAEAEAPHPPGRIINLSSASGHTAYPFLGPYAASKFALEGFSDSLRRELQLFGIDVIVIIPGAVRTPIWDKALALAEEDDYSDTEYAEIVPKVRETLARLEQEGMPPERVSRTIRQALESPRPKTRYVVANNWLLGWILPRWLPDRWLDRLVARQWGLGRA, encoded by the coding sequence ATGACTGGCAATGGCAGCAAATATGTGGTGGTGACCGGCGTCTCCAGTGGGATCGGCCGGGCAACCCTGGCCGAGCTGGCCGCCCACGGCTATCACGTGTTTGGCAGCGTCCGGACCCAGGAAGTGGCAGATCGGCTCTCCCAGGAGTATGGCGCCGCGTTCACGCCCCTCTTGTTCGACGTGACCGACGAAGACGCGGTGGACGCGGCCGCCGAGCAGGTGGCCGAGGTGGTGGGCGATCGGGGGCTGGTTGGCCTGGTCAACAACGCGGGCATCGCGGTCGGCGGGCCACTCCTGTATCTGCCGATTGAGGAGATGCGTCGGCAGTTCGAGGTCAACCTGTTCGGCGTGATGAACGTGATCCAGGCTTTCGCCCCCCTGTTGGGCGCGGAGGCGGAAGCGCCCCACCCACCGGGCCGCATCATCAACCTGAGTTCGGCCAGCGGCCACACGGCCTATCCCTTCCTGGGGCCCTATGCCGCTTCCAAGTTCGCCCTGGAGGGCTTTTCCGACAGCCTGCGGCGGGAACTGCAGCTCTTCGGCATCGACGTCATCGTGATCATTCCCGGCGCGGTGCGTACGCCCATCTGGGACAAGGCCCTGGCCCTGGCAGAGGAGGACGACTACAGCGACACCGAGTACGCCGAGATCGTCCCCAAGGTACGGGAGACCCTGGCGCGCCTGGAGCAGGAGGGTATGCCGCCGGAACGGGTGAGCCGCACCATCCGCCAGGCCTTGGAGAGCCCCAGGCCCAAGACCCGCTACGTGGTGGCCAACAACTGGCTGTTGGGCTGGATTTTGCCCCGCTGGCTGCCTGATCGCTGGCTGGATCGCCTGGTGGCCCGCCAGTGGGGGTTGGGCCGCGCCTGA
- a CDS encoding NAD(P)-dependent oxidoreductase, whose amino-acid sequence MPTPFRIGISADFKTAAPGRLEPALRTLIEPLPHVSYGEFAPTGQDDAGPYVTPADIADFDAVLVLGPRFTAASFSGQDRLAVIARWGVGYDMIDVAACTANDVLLAITVDAVRRPVAEAILTLMLALAKQLPAKDRLVRTGRWDLRGELPALGLRDKTVGSVGLGNIGAEMFRLLAPFGLGRRLAADPYARPEVVAELGVELVDLETLFQESDFIAVNCPLTPETRGLVNARLLSRMKPTAYLINTARGPIVNQDDLVAALEAGQIAGAGLDVFDPEPLPVDHPLTRMENVILSPHSLAWTDELYRDNSLGACENILQVFQGQLPRYTVNREVVQRPGFQAKLQVLKAAWQAAVG is encoded by the coding sequence ATGCCCACTCCATTCCGCATCGGCATTTCCGCCGACTTCAAGACAGCGGCGCCCGGCCGACTGGAGCCGGCGCTGCGCACCCTCATCGAGCCCCTGCCCCACGTGAGCTACGGTGAATTCGCCCCAACCGGCCAGGATGACGCGGGTCCGTACGTCACCCCCGCGGACATCGCCGACTTCGACGCGGTCCTGGTCCTGGGGCCGCGCTTCACTGCAGCCTCCTTTTCAGGCCAGGATCGGCTGGCGGTCATCGCCCGCTGGGGCGTCGGCTACGACATGATCGACGTGGCCGCGTGCACAGCCAACGACGTGCTCCTGGCCATCACCGTGGACGCGGTGCGCCGGCCGGTGGCCGAAGCCATCCTGACCCTGATGTTGGCCCTGGCCAAACAGTTGCCGGCCAAGGACCGCCTGGTGCGCACCGGCCGTTGGGATCTCCGGGGTGAGTTGCCGGCCCTGGGCCTGCGGGACAAGACCGTGGGGTCCGTGGGGCTGGGCAACATCGGCGCGGAGATGTTCCGGCTGCTGGCGCCCTTTGGCCTGGGCCGTCGTCTGGCCGCGGACCCCTACGCCCGTCCCGAGGTGGTCGCCGAACTGGGGGTGGAACTGGTGGACCTGGAGACCCTGTTCCAGGAATCGGACTTTATCGCGGTGAACTGCCCCCTCACTCCGGAGACCCGGGGGCTGGTCAACGCCCGCCTCCTCTCCCGAATGAAGCCCACTGCCTACCTGATCAACACGGCCCGGGGACCCATTGTCAACCAGGATGACCTGGTGGCCGCGCTGGAGGCCGGCCAGATTGCCGGCGCAGGCCTGGATGTCTTCGACCCGGAGCCGCTGCCGGTGGACCATCCCCTCACCCGCATGGAGAACGTGATCCTTTCGCCCCACTCCCTGGCCTGGACCGACGAGCTCTACCGGGACAACAGCCTGGGCGCCTGTGAGAACATTCTCCAGGTTTTCCAGGGGCAGCTCCCCCGGTACACGGTCAACCGGGAGGTGGTGCAACGGCCGGGTTTCCAGGCCAAGCTCCAGGTCCTGAAGGCGGCCTGGCAGGCTGCGGTTGGCTGA
- a CDS encoding enolase C-terminal domain-like protein translates to MQITDIILFQVSGRYTGPTFPPGDRQAQQLDIYPEFNQRPAAEPGDTLSAIYVEVQTDQGISGLWGPIQEHQAYHIHRSLRPFLMGRDPLATELLYDQMIRLDRHGRSGLFMTAVSAVDNALWDLKGKAWGQPVYRLLGGPTRPAVPAYASMLGFSVEPEQAAATAREYKAKGFTAQKWFFRYGPGDGEAGKARNLAMAQAVRDAVGPAYTLMFDAFMGWTVSYAVEMVRALEPIRPFWMEEPIPPERVGGLRKIRQAARVPIATGEHVYTRWQTKELLVNQAVDVLQNDPDWTGGITELVKVCALASAFETPVVAHGHSLLAALHVAGAQSPAAVPFVEYLIRAQESKQFFHKPIYRPQDGVVALPELPGLGLVLDEEKVEERTPLSWG, encoded by the coding sequence ATGCAGATCACAGATATCATCCTCTTTCAAGTCTCGGGGCGCTACACCGGCCCCACCTTCCCGCCCGGTGACCGCCAGGCCCAGCAACTGGACATCTACCCGGAGTTCAACCAGCGTCCTGCCGCCGAACCCGGGGACACCCTCAGTGCCATCTACGTGGAAGTGCAGACCGACCAGGGGATCTCCGGCCTGTGGGGCCCCATTCAGGAGCATCAGGCCTACCACATCCACCGCTCCCTTCGCCCCTTTCTCATGGGCCGGGACCCTCTGGCCACGGAGCTCCTCTACGACCAGATGATTCGCCTGGACCGCCACGGTCGCTCTGGCCTCTTCATGACCGCGGTGAGCGCGGTGGACAACGCCCTGTGGGACCTCAAGGGGAAGGCGTGGGGTCAGCCAGTCTACCGCCTGCTGGGCGGCCCTACCCGGCCGGCGGTGCCCGCCTATGCCAGCATGTTGGGCTTTTCCGTGGAGCCGGAGCAGGCCGCGGCCACAGCCCGGGAATACAAGGCCAAAGGGTTCACGGCCCAGAAGTGGTTTTTCCGCTACGGGCCCGGCGACGGCGAGGCGGGCAAAGCCCGCAATCTGGCCATGGCCCAGGCGGTGCGGGACGCAGTGGGGCCGGCGTACACCCTCATGTTTGACGCGTTCATGGGTTGGACGGTGAGCTACGCGGTGGAGATGGTGCGGGCCCTGGAGCCCATTCGCCCTTTCTGGATGGAAGAGCCCATCCCGCCTGAACGGGTGGGCGGGCTGCGCAAGATCCGCCAGGCGGCCCGGGTGCCCATTGCCACGGGTGAGCACGTCTACACCCGCTGGCAGACCAAGGAGCTGCTGGTCAACCAGGCGGTGGATGTGCTGCAGAACGACCCCGACTGGACCGGCGGCATCACCGAGCTGGTGAAGGTGTGTGCCCTGGCCTCCGCCTTCGAGACGCCTGTGGTGGCCCACGGCCATTCGCTGCTGGCGGCCCTCCATGTGGCCGGTGCCCAATCGCCCGCGGCGGTGCCCTTCGTGGAATACCTGATCCGGGCGCAGGAATCCAAGCAGTTCTTTCACAAGCCCATCTACCGACCCCAGGATGGCGTGGTGGCACTGCCGGAGCTGCCCGGCCTGGGGCTGGTGCTGGATGAGGAGAAGGTGGAAGAGCGAACGCCTCTTTCTTGGGGGTGA
- a CDS encoding carbohydrate kinase family protein translates to MFVTVGNITLDLFISGLEKVPAFGGDEFTADNLTFCDEPLTMVLGGNGAISAYVLARLGALATPCGAIGQDQAGDIVAAWLTAAGVDMEGLRRTDEVATATTTVITDRALNRVAFHHPGASHWYAPEALPMRLVAQADVLLVSSYPLLPRWRPDGFAQILRQARRTGTITALDIGPAIGQAAQLEELRPLLPHVNYLLCNGHELAVCTGAKTLKEGVMALLEAGAQHVVVKRGAQGAVLVDRSGSHLVSPGFAVEARFTVGAGDAFNAGLLYGVDKGWTPARALRFANAVAALVVAGARGALGAPSLLQVESFLARHAQGSDR, encoded by the coding sequence ATGTTTGTCACCGTGGGCAACATCACCCTGGATCTCTTCATCTCCGGCCTGGAAAAGGTGCCTGCCTTCGGCGGCGACGAATTCACGGCAGACAATCTGACCTTTTGCGACGAGCCCCTCACCATGGTGCTGGGTGGCAACGGCGCCATCAGCGCCTATGTGCTGGCCCGGCTGGGGGCCCTGGCCACCCCCTGTGGCGCCATCGGCCAGGACCAGGCCGGGGACATTGTGGCCGCCTGGCTGACCGCGGCCGGGGTGGACATGGAGGGGCTCCGGCGGACCGACGAGGTCGCCACGGCCACCACCACCGTCATCACCGACCGGGCCCTGAACCGGGTTGCCTTTCACCATCCCGGCGCCTCCCACTGGTACGCGCCGGAGGCGCTCCCCATGCGTCTGGTGGCCCAGGCCGATGTGCTGCTGGTTTCCAGTTATCCCCTGCTGCCTCGCTGGCGGCCGGATGGCTTCGCCCAGATTTTGCGCCAGGCCCGGCGCACGGGCACCATCACCGCGCTGGACATCGGGCCTGCCATCGGCCAGGCCGCACAACTGGAGGAGCTGCGCCCGCTGCTGCCCCACGTGAACTACCTGCTCTGCAATGGCCACGAGCTGGCCGTCTGTACCGGCGCCAAAACCCTGAAGGAGGGAGTGATGGCCCTGCTGGAGGCCGGGGCCCAGCACGTGGTGGTGAAGCGGGGCGCCCAGGGCGCGGTGTTGGTGGATCGCAGCGGCTCCCATCTGGTTTCCCCGGGCTTTGCCGTGGAGGCCCGGTTCACCGTGGGCGCAGGGGATGCCTTCAACGCCGGCCTGCTCTACGGCGTCGACAAGGGGTGGACCCCGGCCCGCGCCCTGCGCTTTGCCAACGCCGTGGCAGCCCTGGTGGTGGCCGGTGCCCGGGGCGCCCTGGGCGCGCCGTCCTTGCTCCAGGTGGAGAGCTTCCTGGCCAGACACGCCCAGGGCAGCGATAGGTGA